A genomic region of [Eubacterium] eligens ATCC 27750 contains the following coding sequences:
- the rbfA gene encoding 30S ribosome-binding factor RbfA has product MRKNSVKNTRINGEVLKELSNIIRSEIKDPRINPMTSVVAVEVAPDLKTCKAYISVLGDEKSQKDTITGLKSAEGYIRRQLARTVNLRNTPEIRFILDQSIEYGINMSKLIDEVTEHDNKMHVEVEDETE; this is encoded by the coding sequence ATGCGTAAAAATAGTGTAAAGAATACCCGTATTAACGGAGAGGTATTGAAAGAATTAAGTAATATAATCAGAAGTGAGATTAAAGACCCTAGAATCAACCCTATGACTTCGGTTGTAGCGGTTGAGGTCGCTCCTGACCTTAAGACATGTAAGGCATATATAAGTGTTCTTGGTGATGAAAAGTCACAGAAGGATACGATTACAGGTCTTAAGAGTGCAGAAGGATATATAAGAAGACAGCTTGCAAGAACTGTCAATTTAAGAAATACTCCTGAAATAAGATTCATTCTTGATCAGTCAATTGAGTATGGTATTAATATGTCTAAGCTTATTGATGAAGTTACAGAACATGATAATAAGATGCACGTTGAGGTTGAAGACGAGACAGAATAA
- a CDS encoding DHH family phosphoesterase, with amino-acid sequence MNIIEEIGHAKVIGITGHIRPDGDCVGSTLGLYNYIRKNLPECEVTVYLEKPSDEFNYLSGINDIKHEAEDKHFDLFVVLDCSSMDRIEPFMSCFENADKTICIDHHISNNSFADVNYVEPQSSSACEVLYTTFDEDKVDKNVAECIYTGIIHDTGVFKYSCTSRRTMDIAGKMMEMGIDYSDIIDNSFYKKSYIQNQILGRALLESVLFYDGRCIFSSVSIEEMNFYGVTGKELGGIIEQLRLTDGVEVAIFLYETDKDEYKVSLRSKKMIDVARIATAFGGGGHVRAAGFSAKGNVHSIVNKIGEMIEQQYNEDNA; translated from the coding sequence ATGAATATTATTGAAGAAATCGGACATGCAAAGGTTATAGGTATCACAGGACATATCCGTCCTGATGGTGACTGTGTTGGTTCAACATTAGGTTTATATAATTATATCAGGAAGAATCTTCCTGAGTGCGAGGTTACTGTTTATCTTGAAAAGCCGTCAGATGAATTTAATTATTTATCTGGTATTAATGATATTAAGCATGAGGCTGAGGATAAGCATTTTGATTTATTCGTAGTACTTGACTGCAGTTCAATGGATAGAATTGAACCATTTATGAGCTGCTTTGAAAATGCTGATAAGACTATCTGCATAGATCATCATATAAGCAATAATTCATTTGCTGATGTTAATTATGTAGAGCCACAGTCAAGTTCGGCATGTGAAGTTCTCTATACAACATTTGACGAGGATAAGGTCGATAAAAATGTTGCAGAGTGCATATACACAGGAATAATCCATGATACAGGTGTGTTTAAGTACAGCTGTACATCAAGAAGGACAATGGATATAGCTGGAAAGATGATGGAGATGGGAATTGATTATTCTGACATTATCGATAACAGCTTTTATAAGAAGAGTTATATCCAGAACCAGATTCTTGGAAGAGCTTTGCTTGAAAGTGTGTTGTTTTATGATGGCAGATGTATATTTTCAAGTGTATCTATTGAAGAAATGAATTTCTATGGGGTCACTGGCAAAGAACTTGGTGGAATTATTGAGCAGTTACGCTTAACAGACGGAGTTGAAGTGGCTATATTCCTTTATGAAACAGATAAGGACGAATACAAAGTAAGTCTTCGTTCAAAGAAAATGATTGATGTTGCAAGAATCGCCACAGCATTTGGCGGTGGAGGACATGTGAGGGCAGCAGGATTCTCTGCTAAGGGCAATGTCCACAGTATCGTTAATAAGATTGGCGAAATGATTGAGCAGCAGTATAATGAGGATAATGCATGA
- the truB gene encoding tRNA pseudouridine(55) synthase TruB, protein MNGVLNVYKEQGFTSHDVVAKLRGILKTKKIGHTGTLDPDAVGVLPVCIGKATKLCDLITDWGKTYEAVMLLGTTTDTLDISGKIVAQSEVNVSEVDVLKVCNEFIGEYEQIPPMYSALKYNGQKLYELARKGIEIERKPRTVHINTLRVNDINLSDKQKTVTITVDCSKGTYIRSLCDDIGKKLGCGACMMKLTRTRVGEFMLDDTLTLNQISALVLKGEIEDRITGIDKIFSDYQEIKFAEEYSRYLHNGNKLSREQIPADAAISDNEKYRVYDSDKCFIGVYEFRDEVLYPVKIFYEDNK, encoded by the coding sequence ATGAATGGTGTTTTAAATGTATATAAGGAGCAGGGATTTACATCTCATGATGTAGTTGCAAAGCTTCGGGGAATACTTAAAACTAAAAAAATTGGTCACACAGGCACACTTGACCCGGATGCGGTCGGGGTGCTTCCTGTGTGCATCGGTAAGGCTACAAAGCTGTGTGACCTTATAACTGATTGGGGAAAGACTTATGAGGCTGTAATGCTTCTTGGCACAACGACAGATACTCTTGATATATCAGGGAAAATTGTTGCCCAGTCAGAGGTTAATGTGAGTGAAGTGGATGTCCTTAAAGTATGTAATGAATTCATAGGTGAGTATGAGCAGATACCGCCTATGTATTCAGCTTTAAAGTATAATGGACAGAAGCTTTATGAGCTTGCAAGAAAAGGTATTGAGATTGAAAGAAAACCAAGAACTGTCCATATTAATACATTAAGGGTGAATGATATCAATCTTTCGGATAAACAGAAAACAGTTACTATTACTGTTGACTGCTCGAAGGGGACTTATATCAGGTCATTATGTGATGATATAGGTAAGAAGCTTGGGTGTGGAGCATGTATGATGAAGCTTACAAGAACGCGGGTAGGTGAATTCATGCTTGATGATACACTTACACTTAACCAGATATCGGCTCTTGTGTTAAAGGGTGAAATAGAAGACAGGATAACTGGCATAGATAAGATATTCAGTGATTATCAGGAGATAAAATTTGCAGAAGAATACAGCCGGTATCTTCACAATGGCAATAAGCTGTCAAGAGAACAGATACCTGCAGATGCTGCAATCAGTGATAATGAGAAATACAGAGTGTACGATTCTGATAAATGCTTTATCGGTGTATATGAATTTCGAGATGAAGTGCTTTATCCGGTTAAGATATTTTACGAAGACAACAAGTAA
- a CDS encoding bifunctional riboflavin kinase/FAD synthetase, protein MEYIHGTDDFQLNKESAVTLGKFDGIHTGHQKLIEIVRQKADEENLLAVLFTFDSLPLSICPQKYQHFISTSSERRRLCENFGIDVEIEYPFTEEFMNMEPEDFICRILIDKLHAKYVVVGTDYRFGKDRAGDAAMLVEAGEELGFTTIIVEKEKYQDKEISSTYIREELKVGHMETVNVLLNRPFNVTGVVSIGNQLGRKLDFPTINIYPTEYKLLPPNGVYATQTTIDGEKFYGVTNLGTKPTVSDAPEISVETFLFDFDKDVYGKKVDVEFIHFIRPEMKFEDVEGLKRQIAADSDFARNMFLIG, encoded by the coding sequence TTGGAATATATTCATGGAACAGATGATTTTCAATTAAATAAGGAAAGTGCAGTTACATTAGGAAAATTCGATGGAATTCATACAGGACATCAGAAGCTTATTGAGATTGTAAGGCAGAAAGCAGATGAGGAGAATCTGCTTGCGGTTTTGTTTACATTTGACAGCCTGCCACTTTCAATATGTCCACAGAAGTATCAGCATTTTATATCTACAAGCAGTGAAAGACGCAGACTGTGTGAGAATTTTGGTATAGATGTTGAGATTGAATATCCGTTTACGGAAGAATTCATGAATATGGAGCCTGAAGATTTTATATGCAGGATTCTTATTGATAAACTGCATGCAAAGTATGTTGTTGTAGGTACTGATTACCGTTTTGGAAAAGACAGGGCAGGTGATGCAGCAATGCTTGTGGAAGCAGGAGAAGAACTAGGATTTACAACTATTATTGTTGAAAAGGAAAAATATCAGGATAAGGAAATCAGCAGTACATATATAAGAGAAGAATTAAAGGTTGGCCATATGGAAACGGTAAATGTTCTTCTTAACAGACCGTTTAATGTTACAGGTGTGGTTTCGATAGGAAACCAGCTTGGACGGAAGCTTGATTTCCCTACTATTAACATATATCCGACGGAGTATAAGCTCCTGCCACCTAATGGAGTATATGCTACCCAGACGACTATTGATGGTGAAAAATTCTACGGGGTTACTAACTTAGGAACTAAGCCTACAGTAAGTGATGCACCGGAGATAAGTGTTGAGACGTTTCTTTTTGATTTTGACAAGGATGTGTATGGCAAGAAGGTTGATGTTGAATTTATACATTTTATAAGACCAGAGATGAAGTTTGAAGATGTAGAAGGGTTGAAGAGACAGATTGCGGCAGATTCGGATTTTGCAAGAAATATGTTTCTTATTGGATAA
- the rpsO gene encoding 30S ribosomal protein S15, producing MISKEKKAEIIATYGRKPGDTGSPEVQVAILTERIAELTEHLKVNQKDHHSRRGLLKMVGKRRALLAYLKDTDIESYRNLIERLGLRK from the coding sequence ATGATATCTAAGGAAAAGAAAGCAGAAATCATTGCTACTTATGGAAGAAAGCCAGGAGACACAGGTTCTCCAGAAGTTCAGGTAGCTATCTTAACAGAAAGAATCGCTGAGTTAACAGAACATCTTAAGGTTAACCAGAAGGATCACCACTCAAGAAGAGGTCTTCTTAAGATGGTTGGTAAGAGAAGAGCTTTACTTGCATATCTTAAGGATACAGATATTGAATCTTACAGAAATCTTATTGAGCGTTTAGGCTTAAGAAAGTAA
- a CDS encoding polyribonucleotide nucleotidyltransferase translates to MFKQYEMELAGRTLRVDIGRVCAQANGAALMHYGDTVVLSTATASKEPREGIDFFPLSVEYEEKMYAAGKIPGGFNKREGKASENAILTSRVIDRPMRPLFPKDYRNDVTLNNMVMSVDENCRPELLAMIGSAIATSISDIPFDGPCATTQIGMIDGEFIVNPSQAQWQDGDLQLTVASTKQKVIMIEAGANEIPEDKMIEAIYKAHDINQTIIAFIDKIVAEVGKEKHSYVSCAVPAEMFEAMKQVVSPEEMEVAVFTDDKQTREKNIDAVTEKMKEAFADNEEWLAVLGEAVYQYQKKTVRKMILKDHKRPDGRAINQIRPLAAEVDIIPRVHGSAMFTRGQTQICDVVTLAPLSEAQKVDGLDENVTTKRYIHHYNFPSYSVGETKPSRGPGRREIGHGALAEKALVPVLPSEEEFPYAIRAVSETFESNGSTSMASTCASCMSLMAAGVPIKRMVAGISCGLVTGETDDDYIVLTDIQGLEDFFGDMDFKVTGTTEGITAIQMDIKIHGLTRPIVEEAIRRTREARLFIMDTCMKPAIAEPRKTVGEYAPKIIQTSIDPAKIGEVVGQRGKTINAIIDECGVKIDITDDGFVSVCGVEQAGMDKAMKYIKTIVEDFEEGKIYEGKVVSIKEFGAFVEFAPGKEGMVHISKISNERINHVEDVLTLGDHVKCKCMGKDKMGRISFSIKDAM, encoded by the coding sequence ATGTTTAAACAGTATGAAATGGAACTCGCCGGAAGAACTTTAAGAGTTGATATCGGCAGAGTGTGTGCACAGGCTAACGGTGCTGCATTAATGCATTATGGTGATACTGTTGTTCTTTCAACAGCAACAGCATCTAAAGAACCAAGAGAAGGAATTGATTTCTTCCCATTAAGCGTTGAATATGAAGAGAAGATGTATGCAGCAGGAAAGATTCCTGGTGGATTTAACAAGAGAGAAGGTAAGGCATCTGAGAATGCTATCCTTACATCAAGAGTTATCGACAGACCTATGAGACCATTATTCCCTAAGGACTATCGTAACGATGTTACTCTTAATAACATGGTTATGTCAGTTGATGAGAATTGCAGACCAGAATTACTTGCTATGATTGGTTCTGCTATTGCAACATCTATTTCTGATATTCCATTTGACGGTCCATGTGCTACAACACAGATTGGTATGATTGATGGAGAATTCATCGTTAACCCATCTCAGGCACAGTGGCAGGATGGAGATCTTCAGCTTACAGTTGCTTCAACTAAGCAGAAGGTTATTATGATTGAAGCAGGAGCTAATGAGATTCCAGAAGATAAGATGATTGAGGCTATATATAAGGCTCATGATATCAACCAGACAATCATTGCATTTATTGATAAGATTGTTGCTGAGGTTGGCAAGGAAAAGCATTCTTATGTAAGCTGTGCTGTTCCTGCAGAGATGTTTGAGGCTATGAAGCAGGTTGTATCTCCAGAAGAGATGGAAGTTGCTGTATTCACAGATGACAAGCAGACAAGAGAGAAGAATATTGATGCTGTAACTGAGAAAATGAAGGAAGCATTTGCAGATAATGAGGAATGGCTTGCAGTTCTTGGTGAAGCTGTTTACCAGTACCAGAAGAAGACTGTTCGTAAGATGATCTTAAAGGATCACAAGAGACCAGACGGAAGAGCCATTAACCAGATCAGACCACTTGCAGCTGAGGTTGATATCATTCCTAGAGTTCATGGTTCTGCAATGTTTACAAGAGGACAGACACAGATCTGTGATGTTGTTACTCTTGCACCTTTATCAGAGGCACAGAAGGTTGATGGTCTTGATGAGAATGTAACTACTAAGAGATACATACATCACTATAATTTCCCTTCATACTCTGTAGGTGAGACTAAGCCATCAAGAGGACCAGGACGTCGTGAAATCGGACATGGAGCATTAGCAGAGAAGGCACTTGTTCCTGTACTTCCATCAGAGGAAGAGTTCCCATATGCAATCCGTGCCGTTTCTGAGACATTTGAATCTAATGGTTCTACATCAATGGCTTCAACATGTGCATCTTGTATGTCACTTATGGCAGCAGGTGTTCCTATTAAGAGAATGGTAGCCGGTATTTCATGTGGTCTTGTTACAGGTGAGACAGATGATGATTATATTGTACTTACTGATATCCAGGGACTTGAAGATTTCTTTGGAGATATGGATTTCAAGGTAACAGGTACAACAGAAGGTATTACAGCTATCCAGATGGATATTAAGATTCACGGTCTTACAAGACCAATCGTTGAAGAGGCTATAAGAAGAACAAGAGAAGCAAGACTTTTCATCATGGATACATGTATGAAGCCTGCTATTGCTGAGCCTAGAAAGACTGTTGGTGAGTATGCGCCTAAGATTATCCAGACATCTATTGATCCTGCTAAGATTGGCGAAGTAGTTGGACAGCGTGGTAAGACAATCAACGCAATCATTGATGAGTGCGGTGTCAAGATTGATATTACTGATGATGGATTCGTTTCTGTATGTGGTGTTGAGCAGGCAGGAATGGATAAGGCTATGAAGTATATCAAGACTATTGTAGAAGACTTCGAAGAAGGCAAGATATATGAAGGTAAGGTTGTAAGCATTAAGGAATTCGGTGCCTTCGTAGAGTTTGCTCCTGGCAAGGAAGGAATGGTTCACATTTCTAAGATTTCTAATGAGAGAATCAACCATGTTGAAGATGTTCTTACACTTGGCGATCATGTAAAGTGCAAGTGTATGGGTAAGGATAAGATGGGAAGAATCAGCTTCTCAATTAAGGATGCAATGTAA
- a CDS encoding HIT family protein, with product MVDQNCAYCVEGDLVAKFGIKICELETSKVYLFKEQSHPGRCIVAHKKHVGDMNELTAEERAAYFEDVARVARAIMAAFHPDKVNYGAYGDTGHHLHFHLCPKYKDEFEWGGVFLMNPDKKYLTDAEYAEMIEKIKANM from the coding sequence ATGGTAGATCAGAATTGTGCATATTGTGTAGAGGGTGACCTCGTAGCTAAGTTTGGTATTAAGATATGTGAGCTTGAGACATCTAAGGTATATCTGTTCAAGGAGCAGAGTCATCCTGGAAGATGTATCGTAGCACATAAGAAGCATGTTGGTGATATGAATGAGTTAACTGCAGAAGAGAGAGCTGCTTACTTTGAAGATGTTGCAAGAGTAGCAAGAGCTATCATGGCTGCTTTCCACCCAGATAAGGTTAACTATGGTGCATATGGTGATACAGGTCATCACCTTCATTTCCATCTCTGCCCTAAGTATAAGGACGAGTTCGAATGGGGTGGAGTATTCCTTATGAACCCAGATAAGAAGTATCTTACAGATGCTGAATATGCAGAGATGATTGAGAAGATTAAAGCTAATATGTAA
- a CDS encoding YebC/PmpR family DNA-binding transcriptional regulator, producing the protein MSGHSKFANIAHKKAANDAAKGKIFTRLGKELMIAVKEGGPDVNNNSKLRQVVAKCKAANMPNDTIDRAIKKAASNDMSNYESVTYEGYGPNGTAIIVEALTDNRNRAASNIRSAFTKGGGNVGTPGCVSFMFDNKGQMIVDKEEYTGDADELMMLALDAGADDFNEEEDCYEILTSPEEFDAVNQALADAGVTFASAEVTMIPQTTVDLTSEDDIKKMNRILGLLDEDDDVQNVYHNWNEPEEDEE; encoded by the coding sequence ATGTCAGGACATTCAAAATTTGCGAATATCGCGCATAAGAAGGCAGCCAATGATGCAGCTAAGGGTAAGATCTTTACAAGACTTGGTAAGGAGCTTATGATAGCTGTTAAAGAAGGCGGTCCGGATGTTAATAATAACAGTAAGTTAAGACAGGTTGTTGCTAAGTGTAAAGCAGCTAATATGCCTAATGATACAATTGACAGAGCTATTAAGAAGGCTGCAAGTAATGATATGTCTAACTACGAATCAGTTACATATGAAGGATATGGTCCTAACGGAACAGCTATTATCGTAGAGGCTCTTACTGATAACAGAAACAGAGCAGCTTCTAATATTCGTAGTGCATTCACTAAGGGTGGCGGTAATGTTGGTACTCCAGGCTGTGTATCATTCATGTTTGACAACAAGGGACAGATGATTGTAGACAAGGAAGAATATACCGGAGATGCTGATGAGCTTATGATGTTAGCTCTTGATGCTGGTGCAGATGACTTCAATGAAGAAGAGGATTGTTATGAAATCCTTACTTCACCAGAGGAGTTTGATGCTGTTAACCAGGCATTAGCTGATGCCGGAGTAACATTTGCTTCAGCAGAGGTTACTATGATTCCACAGACAACAGTAGACCTTACATCTGAGGATGATATTAAGAAGATGAACAGAATCTTAGGACTCTTAGATGAAGATGATGATGTTCAGAATGTATATCATAACTGGAATGAACCAGAAGAAGATGAAGAATAA
- a CDS encoding PilZ domain-containing protein, whose product MLLQEMPADNKIIIELSIKGQKFEFPSKVVSQGNNSIFIEPIRINGKVLTFNSSESVAVNIVMIRENKSPMVWKGVGVACVHEKSGSFYKITASGEGFEINRRGAFRLFVGISGVAQLGINRKAVDVIVKDVSENGFSFVSSEDMENVINMPVRLVFNDFNKNYSLMGIIVRKVIINETKVLYGCQLSVNNSQLEQYINQKQRQMLSMNRDNSAFKNKEMLEKALKEPERTDNKEQPEEDDKNYKSKSIKNDGTYKDRAINRVGKTERRDIFREAVSGKKV is encoded by the coding sequence ATGCTTTTACAGGAGATGCCAGCTGATAATAAAATAATTATAGAATTAAGTATTAAAGGGCAGAAGTTTGAATTTCCTTCTAAAGTTGTCAGTCAGGGAAATAACAGCATATTTATAGAACCTATAAGAATCAACGGTAAAGTTTTAACTTTTAATTCATCAGAGAGTGTGGCTGTTAATATAGTAATGATAAGAGAAAATAAGTCTCCAATGGTGTGGAAGGGTGTTGGTGTTGCATGTGTGCATGAAAAGTCTGGCAGCTTTTATAAAATAACAGCGAGTGGGGAAGGCTTTGAAATTAACAGAAGAGGAGCGTTCAGGCTTTTTGTTGGGATTTCAGGTGTTGCCCAGCTTGGAATTAATAGAAAGGCAGTTGATGTTATAGTTAAGGATGTCAGTGAGAATGGCTTTTCTTTTGTCAGTTCTGAAGATATGGAAAATGTTATTAATATGCCGGTAAGACTGGTTTTTAATGATTTTAATAAAAATTATAGTCTTATGGGAATAATTGTAAGGAAAGTAATTATTAATGAAACTAAGGTTCTTTATGGCTGTCAGCTCAGTGTTAATAATTCACAACTTGAACAGTATATAAACCAGAAGCAGCGTCAGATGCTTTCTATGAACAGAGATAATTCAGCATTTAAAAACAAAGAAATGCTTGAGAAAGCATTAAAAGAGCCTGAAAGAACTGATAACAAAGAGCAGCCCGAAGAGGATGACAAAAATTATAAGAGCAAGTCAATTAAGAATGACGGAACATATAAAGACAGAGCAATTAATCGGGTTGGAAAGACGGAGAGAAGAGATATATTCAGAGAAGCAGTGAGCGGAAAGAAGGTTTAA
- the uxaC gene encoding glucuronate isomerase, protein MKQFMDKDFLLSTPTAQHLFHDYAAKMPILDYHCHINPREIAEDRKFENITQVWLGGDHYKWRQMRTNGVDEKYITGDASDREKFQKWAETLEMAIGNPLYHWSHLELQRYFGYNGILNGDTAEEVWNLCNAKLQEDSMSVRNLIKQSNVTLICTTDDPVDSLEWHQVLKDDKTFDVQVLPAWRPDKAMNIEKPEYLDYLETLSNVSGIKVNSFASLIDALKNRMDFFASMGCSVSDHALEYVMYKPYTEEEIEAIFAKRFSGSAITTEEMNKFKTAFMVSVGKEYNKRNWVMQIHYGTIRDNNRFRYDQLGPDTGFDCINTYDCSAEMAQFLNALNATDELPKTIIYSLNPSVNAAIGTVIGCFQDSKAVGKIQQGSAWWFNDHKVGMTNQMTSLANLSLLGNFIGMLTDSRSFLSYTRHEYFRRIMCELIGGWVENGEYPADEKALKKIVEGISYNNAVRYFGFDL, encoded by the coding sequence ATGAAACAGTTCATGGACAAAGACTTTTTACTTTCAACTCCAACAGCTCAGCATTTATTCCACGATTATGCAGCTAAGATGCCAATACTTGACTATCACTGCCATATCAACCCTAGAGAAATCGCTGAAGACAGAAAGTTTGAGAACATCACACAGGTATGGCTTGGTGGCGATCATTACAAGTGGCGTCAGATGAGAACTAACGGTGTTGATGAGAAGTACATCACAGGTGATGCTTCTGACCGCGAGAAGTTCCAGAAATGGGCTGAGACTCTTGAGATGGCTATTGGTAACCCACTTTATCACTGGAGCCACCTTGAACTTCAGAGATACTTCGGATACAACGGTATTCTCAACGGCGACACAGCTGAGGAAGTATGGAATCTCTGTAATGCAAAGCTTCAGGAAGATTCTATGTCAGTTCGTAACCTTATCAAGCAGTCAAATGTTACATTAATCTGTACAACAGATGATCCTGTTGACTCACTTGAGTGGCATCAGGTTCTTAAGGATGATAAGACATTTGACGTACAGGTACTTCCTGCATGGAGACCTGACAAGGCTATGAACATTGAAAAGCCTGAATATCTTGATTATCTTGAGACATTATCTAATGTAAGCGGAATTAAAGTTAATTCATTTGCTTCATTAATAGATGCTCTTAAAAACCGTATGGATTTCTTTGCTTCTATGGGATGCTCAGTATCTGATCACGCTCTTGAGTATGTAATGTACAAGCCATACACAGAAGAAGAAATCGAAGCAATCTTTGCTAAGAGATTCTCAGGTTCTGCTATCACTACAGAAGAGATGAACAAGTTCAAGACAGCATTCATGGTATCTGTAGGTAAAGAATACAACAAGCGTAACTGGGTAATGCAGATACATTATGGTACAATACGTGATAACAACAGATTCCGTTATGACCAGTTAGGTCCAGATACTGGATTTGACTGCATTAACACATATGACTGCTCTGCTGAGATGGCTCAGTTCCTTAACGCACTTAATGCTACAGATGAGCTTCCTAAGACAATCATTTACTCACTTAACCCTTCAGTTAACGCTGCTATCGGAACAGTTATCGGATGCTTCCAGGATTCTAAGGCTGTTGGCAAGATTCAGCAGGGTTCAGCTTGGTGGTTCAACGATCATAAGGTTGGTATGACTAACCAGATGACAAGCCTTGCTAACTTAAGTCTTCTTGGTAACTTCATCGGAATGCTTACAGATTCAAGAAGCTTCCTCTCATACACAAGACATGAGTACTTCAGAAGAATCATGTGCGAGCTTATCGGTGGATGGGTAGAGAATGGTGAATATCCAGCAGATGAGAAGGCATTAAAGAAGATTGTTGAAGGTATCTCATACAACAACGCTGTAAGATACTTTGGATTTGATCTTTAA
- a CDS encoding LacI family DNA-binding transcriptional regulator codes for MNIYDVSKKAGVSIATVSRVLNGNAKVSEKTRDKVINAMKELDYTPNVFARGLGLNTMKTIGIMCIDSSDIYLANAVYYLEQELRKYNYDSILCCTGKDYNNKKNYLELLLSKRVDGIILAGSQFVENTSEHNNDYIINAAKDVPIVLVNGYLDADNIYSVMCNDEEAVYNATKLLINNSHRNIVYLYTSTSYSGMNKYRGYLKAINEAGITLPDEFHHLCGKNISHARDYLTYLYDKGMKFDAVMTSDDSIAAGAVKFAHTHGTRIPEDLEVIGYNNSVLSLCTEPELTSIDSKVEELSSCAVSVLMKVLSGEDADNHSIIAADIIKRNTTIF; via the coding sequence ATTAATATATATGATGTTTCTAAAAAAGCTGGTGTGTCCATAGCAACTGTCTCAAGAGTACTTAACGGCAACGCCAAAGTTTCCGAGAAGACAAGAGACAAGGTTATTAATGCAATGAAAGAATTAGACTACACTCCTAATGTATTTGCAAGAGGATTAGGTCTTAATACTATGAAGACAATTGGCATTATGTGCATAGATTCATCTGATATATACCTTGCCAACGCTGTTTACTACCTTGAACAGGAGCTTCGTAAATACAACTACGATTCTATTCTTTGCTGCACCGGTAAAGATTACAATAATAAGAAGAATTATCTCGAACTTCTTTTAAGTAAAAGAGTTGACGGAATTATTCTTGCCGGTTCACAGTTTGTAGAAAATACCAGTGAACATAACAACGACTACATTATTAATGCAGCTAAAGATGTTCCTATAGTTCTGGTCAACGGCTATCTGGACGCTGACAACATTTATTCAGTAATGTGCAATGATGAAGAAGCTGTATACAATGCAACAAAACTCTTGATAAATAATTCACATCGTAATATAGTTTACTTATATACTAGTACTTCATACAGTGGCATGAATAAGTACCGCGGCTATCTTAAAGCAATTAATGAAGCCGGTATTACTCTCCCGGATGAATTCCATCATCTGTGTGGCAAGAACATATCTCATGCCAGAGATTATCTTACATATCTGTATGATAAAGGTATGAAGTTTGATGCCGTTATGACATCTGATGACTCTATCGCTGCCGGTGCTGTCAAGTTTGCACATACCCACGGAACCAGAATTCCTGAGGATTTAGAGGTTATTGGATATAATAACTCTGTTCTTTCATTATGTACAGAACCTGAGCTTACCTCTATTGACAGCAAGGTTGAGGAACTATCCTCATGCGCGGTAAGCGTGCTTATGAAGGTTTTATCCGGTGAAGATGCTGATAATCACAGTATCATCGCCGCTGATATAATAAAACGCAACACAACAATATTTTAA